The following coding sequences are from one Carassius gibelio isolate Cgi1373 ecotype wild population from Czech Republic chromosome B7, carGib1.2-hapl.c, whole genome shotgun sequence window:
- the LOC127961058 gene encoding tripartite motif-containing protein 66 isoform X1 yields the protein MEKCCSECSEPRMAQSLCTFCNKWLCFQCTDLHQHERSSTQTFDLQHQPRDPPSPSEIGAGCCGHAVVMCPLHKQEPLELLCETCDLLACNICHLSAHKDHRLVHVGKALQDQRWLLQNLMARVEEKRSGVESTAKQIQGRLHGIKITQRKAENQIKMAKMIMMNELNKRANLLIEQLESISSDFKQRLEDQLQGAIELCSQLEHVRNFITWATAHHRRNPLLFSKELIALQMQQLLEPLMLSEAWTPLKIKFNWDASFWTKQMSTLGQLVVEGGSRPYPEVVGHPSILRPQTVPCIAMPPLCHGVREPGCACQTFCQPPLCCLHCRPTQSVPLDKFPSQCPQAARQSSPPSLHSCWEADASLPVHPPGAHPGSDPVQHGTSSASPRQPVGANNHPLPEQLLASSNQAALNGRNPALGQPPCERGQTSAPQAATGHEASPNKELPHVRNQAQVQMTTETSNQPMIELQPIIARINDGRRSSVLEMFTRAQGRGDDGQKRSSSKKATRSQSTSKGPRGPRKRLCKDRPTRADHSLATVAGDQGCTTQQQICARLDASEMIIGHINSHTASSLTTYKSEPDNVYAYAYENRRLKPRKRKRLTRKDPDTSDKEAPDGSKVPVVCLERLKILVSRHPPQNHQSTDLSSQIEPGLKPEETVFRVLERKVTSQGTLDKESVQTEDSMSHIEQLSPEHLPSSESSGSLDVSQPPVQEFCNINQESRVLAISNDLDPILQPDTEEINSSSELRSATGSDFQTESTREAEADADVESELLQESDPSTESELQVECESEYISEHSPELVLSASEQEFESDPDSTAEVTQNLEAESEWEAEQPVLPPTAGSETVSDPAVERQPAEESPEIENEDFCAVCLIGGDLLCCDRCPKVFHLSCHVPPLHSFPIGDWICTLCRDVEQPEVESNCENDQMSTGSLPPGLSACDQRKCEKLTLLILSNILSAPFHEPVSPLARHYYQIIKKPMDLSVIRNRLSRTSNTHYRSPQEFVADVLLMFKNCAKFNYPDSEVAQAGHSLQSFFTSKLREVFPDLTCPVQEEEEDSDNEDYEELERAMATGFPWPERKEQSHRKRKRRHSLNWRRTHY from the exons ATGGAGAAG TGCTGTTCTGAGTGTTCAGAGCCCAGGATGGCACAGAGCTTGTGCACCTTCTGCAACAAGTGGCTGTGTTTCCAGTGCACAGACTTGCATCAGCATGAGAGAAGCTCCACTCAAACCTTTGACCTGCAGCACCAGCCGCGAGACCCTCCATCACCGTCTGAAATAG GAGCCGGTTGCTGCGGGCATGCAGTTGTCATGTGTCCTCTCCATAAACAGGAGCCTCTGGAACTCCTGTGTGAAACGTGCGACCTCTTGGCCTGTAACATCTGTCACCTGTCCGCCCACAAAGACCATCG ACTGGTGCATGTTGGGAAGGCTCTGCAAGACCAGCGCTGGCTCCTGCAGAACCTCATGGCCCGAGTGGAGGAGAAGAGATCTGGTGTGGAGAGCACCGCTAAACAGATCCAGGGCAG GCTCCATGGTATAAAGATCACGCAGAGGAAGGCAGAGAACCAGATAAAAATGGCTAAGATGATTATGATGAACGAGCTTAACAAACGGGCCAACCTATTAATAGAACAACTAGAG AGTATTTCCAGTGATTTCAAGCAGCGTCTGGAGGACCAGCTGCAGGGGGCCATAGAGCTGTGCAGTCAGCTGGAGCACGTGAGGAACTTCATTACCTGGGCTACAGCCCACCACAGACGCAATCCACTGCTATTCAGCAAAGAGCTG ATTGCTCTTCAGATGCAGCAGTTATTGGAGCCACTGATGCTCTCAGAGGCTTGGACCCCGTTGAAAATCAAGTTTAACTGGGATGCCAGCTTCTGGACCAAGCAGATGTCCACTTTAG GTCAACTTGTTGTTGAAGGTGGAAGTCGTCCATACCCAGAGGTTGTGGGTCATCCTAGTATCCTGCGACCCCAGACTGTCCCATGCATAGCAATGCCTCCTCTGTGCCATGGGGTGCGGGAACCTGGCTGCGCCTGCCAGACCTTCTGCCAGCCCCCGCTCTGCTGTCTTCACTGCAGACCTACTCAATCCGTCCCTTTGGATAAATTCCCTTCCCAGTGTCCTCAGGCCGCCAGGCAGAGCTCCCCGCCATCTCTTCACAGCTGCTGGGAGGCTGATGCATCTCTCCCGGTGCATCCACCTGGAGCTCACCCTGGATCTGACCCCGTCCAGCATGGAACCAGCTCTGCTTCACCTCGACAGCCTGTTGGAGCCAACAACCACCCGTTGCCTGAGCAGCTCCTTGCTAGTTCCAACCAGGCTGCCTTGAATGGGAGAAACCCTGCACTAGGCCAGCCTCCCTGTGAAAGAGGGCAAACATCTGCACCCCAAGCAGCTACAGGTCATGAAGCATCACCAAACAAAGAGCTGCCACACGTCCGTAATCAGGCTCAAGTGCAGATGACCACAGAAACCAGCAACCAGCCCATGATTGAACTGCAGCCTATCATTGCTCGCATCAATGACGGCAGG AGATCCTCGGTGCTGGAGATGTTCACACGGGCTCAAGGCCGAGGAGATGATGGCCAGAAACGTTCCAGTTCAAAGAAGGCGACCAGGTCTCAGAGCACCTCAAAAGGACCCAGAGGACCTCGTAAAAGGCTTTGTAAAGACAGGCCAACCAGGGCTGATCATAGCCTGGCAACAGTGGCTGGGGACCAGGGATGCACAACGCAGCAG CAGATCTGTGCACGACTCGATGCTTCTGAGATGATCATAGGACATATAAACAGTCACACTGCATCCTCTCTGACCACCTACAAGTCTGAACCAG ATAATGTATATGCATATGCCTATGAAAACAGAAGGCTGAAACCCAGAAAGAGGAAAAGACTGACTCGAAAAGATCCAGACACCAG tGATAAAGAAGCCCCAGATGGTTCGAAGGTTCCAGTTGTGTGTCTTGAGCGACTCAAGATCCTAGTGTCACGACATCCACCACAGAACCATCAGAGCACAGACCTTTCTTCTCAAATAGAGCCTGGACTCAAACCTGAAGAAACTGTCTTCAGGGTGCTAGAGAGAAAGGTCACTTCTCAG GGAACTTTGGATAAGGAGTCAGTTCAGACAGAGGACAGCATGTCGCACATAGAGCAGCTATCACCAGAACATCTGCCTAGCAGTGAATCATCTGGCTCACTTGACGTCTCTCAGCCTCCTGTTCAAGAATTTTGCAACATAAACCAAGAGTCCAGGGTACTAGCCATCTCCAATGATTTAGACCCTATCTTACAACCTGACACCGAAGAAATAAACTCCTCATCTGAGCTCAGATCAGCGACAGGTTCTGATTTCCAAACTGAATCCACAAGAGAGGCTGAAGCAGATGCAGATGTGGAATCGGAGCTCCTGCAGGAATCAGATCCGAGCACTGAATCCGAACTGCAGGTCGAATGTGAATCGGAATATATTTCAGAGCATTCTCCTGAATTGGTGCTCTCGGCTTCTGAACAGGAATTTGAATCAGATCCAGATTCTACGGCCGAAGTGACTCAAAATCTTGAAGCAGAGTCTGAATGGGAAGCAGAGCAGCCGGTTCTTCCACCTACCGCCGGCTCCGAGACTGTATCAGATCCTGCCGTTGAACGTCAACCTGCAGAGGAAAGCCCTGAGATAGAGAATGAAGACTTCTGTGCGGTCTGTCTCATTGGAGGAGACCTTCTCTGTTGTGATCGTTGCCCCAAAGTCTTTCACCTGTCATGCCATGTCCCTCCTCTCCATAGTTTCCCCAT AGGCGACTGGATTTGCACCCTGTGCAGGGATGTGGAGCAGCCAGAGGTGGAATCTAACTGTGAGAATGACCAGATGTCCACGGGTTCGCTGCCACCTGGGCTGTCGGCCTGTGACCAGAGG AAATGCGAGAAGTTGACGCTGCTGATCCTCAGCAACATTCTCAGCGCTCCGTTCCACGAGCCTGTCAGCCCTCTG GCCCGTCATTATTATCAGATCATCAAGAAACCCATGGATTTGTCCGTCATTCGGAACAGGCTCAGCAGGACCAGCAACACACACTATCGCTCCCCGCAAGAGTTTGTGGCTGATGTCCTGCTCATGTTCAAAAACTGTGCCAAGTTCAACTAC ccgGACTCAGAGGTGGCTCAGGCAGGCCACAGTCTACAGTCCTTTTTCACATCCAAACTGAGGGAGGTTTTCCCAGACCTGACCTGCCCTGtccaggaggaagaggaggactcAGACAATGAGGATTATGAGGAGCTGGAGAGAGCGATGGCGACTGGATTTCCCTGGCCCGAGAGAAAAGAGCAGAGccacaggaagaggaagagaaggcACTCCCTCAACTGGAGGAGAACTCACTATTAG
- the LOC127961058 gene encoding tripartite motif-containing protein 66 isoform X2: protein MEKCCSECSEPRMAQSLCTFCNKWLCFQCTDLHQHERSSTQTFDLQHQPRDPPSPSEIGAGCCGHAVVMCPLHKQEPLELLCETCDLLACNICHLSAHKDHRLVHVGKALQDQRWLLQNLMARVEEKRSGVESTAKQIQGRLHGIKITQRKAENQIKMAKMIMMNELNKRANLLIEQLESISSDFKQRLEDQLQGAIELCSQLEHVRNFITWATAHHRRNPLLFSKELIALQMQQLLEPLMLSEAWTPLKIKFNWDASFWTKQMSTLGQLVVEGGSRPYPEVVGHPSILRPQTVPCIAMPPLCHGVREPGCACQTFCQPPLCCLHCRPTQSVPLDKFPSQCPQAARQSSPPSLHSCWEADASLPVHPPGAHPGSDPVQHGTSSASPRQPVGANNHPLPEQLLASSNQAALNGRNPALGQPPCERGQTSAPQAATGHEASPNKELPHVRNQAQVQMTTETSNQPMIELQPIIARINDGRRSSVLEMFTRAQGRGDDGQKRSSSKKATRSQSTSKGPRGPRKRLCKDRPTRADHSLATVAGDQGCTTQQICARLDASEMIIGHINSHTASSLTTYKSEPDNVYAYAYENRRLKPRKRKRLTRKDPDTSDKEAPDGSKVPVVCLERLKILVSRHPPQNHQSTDLSSQIEPGLKPEETVFRVLERKVTSQGTLDKESVQTEDSMSHIEQLSPEHLPSSESSGSLDVSQPPVQEFCNINQESRVLAISNDLDPILQPDTEEINSSSELRSATGSDFQTESTREAEADADVESELLQESDPSTESELQVECESEYISEHSPELVLSASEQEFESDPDSTAEVTQNLEAESEWEAEQPVLPPTAGSETVSDPAVERQPAEESPEIENEDFCAVCLIGGDLLCCDRCPKVFHLSCHVPPLHSFPIGDWICTLCRDVEQPEVESNCENDQMSTGSLPPGLSACDQRKCEKLTLLILSNILSAPFHEPVSPLARHYYQIIKKPMDLSVIRNRLSRTSNTHYRSPQEFVADVLLMFKNCAKFNYPDSEVAQAGHSLQSFFTSKLREVFPDLTCPVQEEEEDSDNEDYEELERAMATGFPWPERKEQSHRKRKRRHSLNWRRTHY from the exons ATGGAGAAG TGCTGTTCTGAGTGTTCAGAGCCCAGGATGGCACAGAGCTTGTGCACCTTCTGCAACAAGTGGCTGTGTTTCCAGTGCACAGACTTGCATCAGCATGAGAGAAGCTCCACTCAAACCTTTGACCTGCAGCACCAGCCGCGAGACCCTCCATCACCGTCTGAAATAG GAGCCGGTTGCTGCGGGCATGCAGTTGTCATGTGTCCTCTCCATAAACAGGAGCCTCTGGAACTCCTGTGTGAAACGTGCGACCTCTTGGCCTGTAACATCTGTCACCTGTCCGCCCACAAAGACCATCG ACTGGTGCATGTTGGGAAGGCTCTGCAAGACCAGCGCTGGCTCCTGCAGAACCTCATGGCCCGAGTGGAGGAGAAGAGATCTGGTGTGGAGAGCACCGCTAAACAGATCCAGGGCAG GCTCCATGGTATAAAGATCACGCAGAGGAAGGCAGAGAACCAGATAAAAATGGCTAAGATGATTATGATGAACGAGCTTAACAAACGGGCCAACCTATTAATAGAACAACTAGAG AGTATTTCCAGTGATTTCAAGCAGCGTCTGGAGGACCAGCTGCAGGGGGCCATAGAGCTGTGCAGTCAGCTGGAGCACGTGAGGAACTTCATTACCTGGGCTACAGCCCACCACAGACGCAATCCACTGCTATTCAGCAAAGAGCTG ATTGCTCTTCAGATGCAGCAGTTATTGGAGCCACTGATGCTCTCAGAGGCTTGGACCCCGTTGAAAATCAAGTTTAACTGGGATGCCAGCTTCTGGACCAAGCAGATGTCCACTTTAG GTCAACTTGTTGTTGAAGGTGGAAGTCGTCCATACCCAGAGGTTGTGGGTCATCCTAGTATCCTGCGACCCCAGACTGTCCCATGCATAGCAATGCCTCCTCTGTGCCATGGGGTGCGGGAACCTGGCTGCGCCTGCCAGACCTTCTGCCAGCCCCCGCTCTGCTGTCTTCACTGCAGACCTACTCAATCCGTCCCTTTGGATAAATTCCCTTCCCAGTGTCCTCAGGCCGCCAGGCAGAGCTCCCCGCCATCTCTTCACAGCTGCTGGGAGGCTGATGCATCTCTCCCGGTGCATCCACCTGGAGCTCACCCTGGATCTGACCCCGTCCAGCATGGAACCAGCTCTGCTTCACCTCGACAGCCTGTTGGAGCCAACAACCACCCGTTGCCTGAGCAGCTCCTTGCTAGTTCCAACCAGGCTGCCTTGAATGGGAGAAACCCTGCACTAGGCCAGCCTCCCTGTGAAAGAGGGCAAACATCTGCACCCCAAGCAGCTACAGGTCATGAAGCATCACCAAACAAAGAGCTGCCACACGTCCGTAATCAGGCTCAAGTGCAGATGACCACAGAAACCAGCAACCAGCCCATGATTGAACTGCAGCCTATCATTGCTCGCATCAATGACGGCAGG AGATCCTCGGTGCTGGAGATGTTCACACGGGCTCAAGGCCGAGGAGATGATGGCCAGAAACGTTCCAGTTCAAAGAAGGCGACCAGGTCTCAGAGCACCTCAAAAGGACCCAGAGGACCTCGTAAAAGGCTTTGTAAAGACAGGCCAACCAGGGCTGATCATAGCCTGGCAACAGTGGCTGGGGACCAGGGATGCACAACGCAGCAG ATCTGTGCACGACTCGATGCTTCTGAGATGATCATAGGACATATAAACAGTCACACTGCATCCTCTCTGACCACCTACAAGTCTGAACCAG ATAATGTATATGCATATGCCTATGAAAACAGAAGGCTGAAACCCAGAAAGAGGAAAAGACTGACTCGAAAAGATCCAGACACCAG tGATAAAGAAGCCCCAGATGGTTCGAAGGTTCCAGTTGTGTGTCTTGAGCGACTCAAGATCCTAGTGTCACGACATCCACCACAGAACCATCAGAGCACAGACCTTTCTTCTCAAATAGAGCCTGGACTCAAACCTGAAGAAACTGTCTTCAGGGTGCTAGAGAGAAAGGTCACTTCTCAG GGAACTTTGGATAAGGAGTCAGTTCAGACAGAGGACAGCATGTCGCACATAGAGCAGCTATCACCAGAACATCTGCCTAGCAGTGAATCATCTGGCTCACTTGACGTCTCTCAGCCTCCTGTTCAAGAATTTTGCAACATAAACCAAGAGTCCAGGGTACTAGCCATCTCCAATGATTTAGACCCTATCTTACAACCTGACACCGAAGAAATAAACTCCTCATCTGAGCTCAGATCAGCGACAGGTTCTGATTTCCAAACTGAATCCACAAGAGAGGCTGAAGCAGATGCAGATGTGGAATCGGAGCTCCTGCAGGAATCAGATCCGAGCACTGAATCCGAACTGCAGGTCGAATGTGAATCGGAATATATTTCAGAGCATTCTCCTGAATTGGTGCTCTCGGCTTCTGAACAGGAATTTGAATCAGATCCAGATTCTACGGCCGAAGTGACTCAAAATCTTGAAGCAGAGTCTGAATGGGAAGCAGAGCAGCCGGTTCTTCCACCTACCGCCGGCTCCGAGACTGTATCAGATCCTGCCGTTGAACGTCAACCTGCAGAGGAAAGCCCTGAGATAGAGAATGAAGACTTCTGTGCGGTCTGTCTCATTGGAGGAGACCTTCTCTGTTGTGATCGTTGCCCCAAAGTCTTTCACCTGTCATGCCATGTCCCTCCTCTCCATAGTTTCCCCAT AGGCGACTGGATTTGCACCCTGTGCAGGGATGTGGAGCAGCCAGAGGTGGAATCTAACTGTGAGAATGACCAGATGTCCACGGGTTCGCTGCCACCTGGGCTGTCGGCCTGTGACCAGAGG AAATGCGAGAAGTTGACGCTGCTGATCCTCAGCAACATTCTCAGCGCTCCGTTCCACGAGCCTGTCAGCCCTCTG GCCCGTCATTATTATCAGATCATCAAGAAACCCATGGATTTGTCCGTCATTCGGAACAGGCTCAGCAGGACCAGCAACACACACTATCGCTCCCCGCAAGAGTTTGTGGCTGATGTCCTGCTCATGTTCAAAAACTGTGCCAAGTTCAACTAC ccgGACTCAGAGGTGGCTCAGGCAGGCCACAGTCTACAGTCCTTTTTCACATCCAAACTGAGGGAGGTTTTCCCAGACCTGACCTGCCCTGtccaggaggaagaggaggactcAGACAATGAGGATTATGAGGAGCTGGAGAGAGCGATGGCGACTGGATTTCCCTGGCCCGAGAGAAAAGAGCAGAGccacaggaagaggaagagaaggcACTCCCTCAACTGGAGGAGAACTCACTATTAG